The Pirellulales bacterium genomic sequence CGCATTGCCGGCAACGCTTCGTGCCGTCGACGAAGAAATGGACGATGTTAAACAACAGCTGGCGGCGGGTGAGGCCACGGAAGATGTGGTTTCTGCCGAAAAGCAGATTGAGTCTGACTTGAAGGAATTGTTGGAATGCATGAAGCAGTTGCCGTCGTCGGGTAAATCAGACAATAAGAAGAGCCCTGACGGGCAGGACCGGCAGCGTGAATTGAACCGGATCATCGCGGAACTTAAAATGATTCGCATGCTGCAAACCCGAGTCAATCGTGATACCAAGCACACTGATGATGATCGCACCGCCCGTGCAGATCATCTGTCGGCGGAATTGCAACAACGGCTTCAGGCCCTGCACGATCGCCAGCAAGATGTGGAAGACGTGACCGATAAGTTGATTACCGAACGCGGGAACGAAGTGCAACAGTAGTATTCCATTCTTCGATCGTGGAGAAAATGCAATGAAACGTTCGATGATCAAACTCGCGGGATGCACCTGCAGCTTAGTGATTGCGACGCTGTTTATCGTAATTTCCGCACAGGCGGCCGACGAGCAGGATGACCAATCAGCCGATCCTTTGGGCGACATTTCGCAGGACATGAAAGTCGCCACCCGCTGGTTGGCCAAATCATCGACCGACACGCTGACCCAGGAAACACAACAGGACGCGGTCCACAAGCTCGATGGGTTAATAGCGAAGCTCGAAAAACAACAGCAGCAGAATGGCAACGGTCGTGCGAATATGAATCCTCAGCAGGCCATGCGCGACTCCATGGTTCACTCTGGTCCTGGAAGCATGGGTAAGTTGCATTCGCCCAATGATGAAGGGAAGCATTGGGCTGAACTGCCGCCCCATGAACGGGAAAGGATTTTGCAATCGATGACAGATGGTTTTCCAGCCCATTATCAAGGCGTGTTGGAGCAATATTTTAAGCGCATAGCCGAAGAACAACCCTTGAAAGCGGAGGAGCAAGCAACTCCAACGATGCCGCAAAACACTCCATCCAAAGCGCCTTCCACGGATGGCGCGCCCCGTCCCTCGGCAGCGTCTTCGCCAGCCTTAACACCTGCAGAAGTTGAATCGCCGTCCAAGGCGAAGTGAATTTGGAATTTTTGCGTTTAGTAAACTTTTTACACGTCCTCATCTTCGGATTCAGTACAAGCTTTTGTGCGGTAAACTTGTGTTGACACCAACGAGCTTTAAACACTCAAACCCTTTCGGCATTACACCTCAGTCAATAAGCACGTGTATGTCTGGAATTAAGCGAACTGCGATTCTGCTGAGTGCTTTCCTCTGCGTTTTTGTGCGCTTCGCAAATCTTCAGGCCAACGCCGCTGACGAAAAACCAATCGATAAAGGCGCTGCGCCGATCTCGGGCGGCCCACAGTTGACCATTATTACGGCAGACGACAAAGAAGTGAAAGGCACACTACTGGATGTTCATGATGGCCTGCTCAAAATCGAGTCCCAGCCGCCGCAGATGGTTGATTTGTTGGATGTCCAAAAACTTACCTTCGGTGCAGTGTCTGGGCTGTCAGCTAAATGGGTAGGCCAAGATCAGCACGATTTTGTCCAGGTTGGCAGCGTTCAGGCGGCGAATGGCATTCAAGATGTTCACGTTCATTTGCTCGGACTGCCAACACAGAAGCAAATTCAACAGGTGCGATTGATATTGCGTTCGCCGCCGCGAGTGTGGCTGCTAGACCCTACCGATTCCCCCAATTGGCGATTATTTTTGGACCACTCTGCCAAATCGCCTTCGGCCGATGTGTATTTTGAACCTCCTTCCGCCGATTTATTTGATCGTGAATTGCAATTTACGATTACATATTCTGACAACTCTACGGACCAGCTCAAGGTAAAGTCGAGCACGCACACAAGCGATCAAGCCAAGGTGACGTCGCTTGTGCCGGCGAAAGCCGAGAGCCAAACTTTTCCAGTAACTATCGAACTGGGCAACGATGATGCGTTGCGAGGCAACTTGCAGCAACTCACCGACGATATTCTTACGCTGGTTACACCATGGCAAGCCAATGTGCAGGTGCCATTGTTGCAAGCGCAGGGTTTGCTAATGGACCATGCGGCTCAAGAAGCGAAGAAACTGTACAAGCAGCGTTGTGCCAAACCCAGCAGCGACGATTTGGCAATTGTGCTGGCTAAAGATGGAAAATTGGCAGAAATCGCTGGCCGGATCAAACAATGGGAAGGGCACCAATTGCGCTTTGTGTATGAAGGTGAGGAGCACGCCATTCCCGGAGACCGCTTACAGGCATTGGTGTTTGCTGCCCATCCATCCGCGCACGTCGCACGCACTGCCCAGCAAGTGCTTGTTTTGACGGAGGGTGATACGCTATCGGGCCTTTGGCAATCGTTGGCCGATGGTAAAGTTGTGTTGCGCATGCCTTGGGATGCGCAATGGGAAATCCCAATAGAAAATATCAGCGAAATTCGTACCCGCAACGGTAATCTCGTACAGCTTTCCGACCAACAACCGGTTGCGGTCGAGCAAACGCCATATTTTGGACGGTTGCTGGCTTACCATCGGGACGAGACGCTCGATGACGCCCCGTTGAAAATGAAAGGAAAAATCTATTCCAAAGGTTTGGCGGTGCATTCACGCTGTCTGCTGAGTTACGCGCTGGACGGGCAATTCGCAACATTTAAAACGACGGTCGGATTTGATGAAGCGACGGGAACCCATGGCAATGTCGTCTGCCGCGTGCTCGCCGACGGTAAAGAACTGTTCAATAGACCCGACTTGAGGGGCGATCAAGATCCGCAGACCCTGGAGCTTTCTGTGCAGGGCGCTAAATTGCTAACGCTGGAAATCGATTTCGGAGAAAATGAAGATATTCACGACCGCGTGATTTGGGCAGAGCCGCGGCTGTATCGTAAGTAATGTATTGCAAGTTAGGGAGAGCAAGTATGTTATCAAGCCACAAAATACTGCCTCTACGACTTGCGCTGTCACTGATCGCGGTTTTGTTGTCACTCGCCGTCGGCAATCATGCCGTCGCCCAAAATGGGCAAATTGTTTTCCAGGCTGCGGCTCCTGCTCAAAATGGGAATATCACGGAAAGTAGTAGCTCCGGCATCTTCGTCATGAATGCAGACGGTAGTTCTCCCAAACTTTTGGCCAATGTTAAAGATTCAGCATGGCAAGGTTGGCCCCGCTGGTCGAACGAGGGCACGCAAATTGTTTTTGAAGTGCAAGCCAAAGACGCCAAATCGGCCGACACTAAGATATATAAAGTTGC encodes the following:
- a CDS encoding NPCBM/NEW2 domain-containing protein, whose amino-acid sequence is MSGIKRTAILLSAFLCVFVRFANLQANAADEKPIDKGAAPISGGPQLTIITADDKEVKGTLLDVHDGLLKIESQPPQMVDLLDVQKLTFGAVSGLSAKWVGQDQHDFVQVGSVQAANGIQDVHVHLLGLPTQKQIQQVRLILRSPPRVWLLDPTDSPNWRLFLDHSAKSPSADVYFEPPSADLFDRELQFTITYSDNSTDQLKVKSSTHTSDQAKVTSLVPAKAESQTFPVTIELGNDDALRGNLQQLTDDILTLVTPWQANVQVPLLQAQGLLMDHAAQEAKKLYKQRCAKPSSDDLAIVLAKDGKLAEIAGRIKQWEGHQLRFVYEGEEHAIPGDRLQALVFAAHPSAHVARTAQQVLVLTEGDTLSGLWQSLADGKVVLRMPWDAQWEIPIENISEIRTRNGNLVQLSDQQPVAVEQTPYFGRLLAYHRDETLDDAPLKMKGKIYSKGLAVHSRCLLSYALDGQFATFKTTVGFDEATGTHGNVVCRVLADGKELFNRPDLRGDQDPQTLELSVQGAKLLTLEIDFGENEDIHDRVIWAEPRLYRK